The window AAGGCGTCACCCTCGTCGTCCTCGACGAGCAGGATCCGCAACCGTTCCAGCTGCTCGGTCGCATATGTGCGGGGCGCGAGCGACCGCTCCGTCATTCCGATTCCCCACTCGACGCATAGGTGACCCGCAAATCGTGTACCACTCCGCCGCGCTGCACAACTTCGGACATCACGGGGAGTCTTCGCCGGTGGCGGCGACCCGTCGTGCGTGCTCGGCCATCACCTGCCCGAGGATGCCGTGCAGCTGCCCACAGTCCCGGCAGTGCAGGTTCTCGTCGAGGTGGCGACCGCCGCAGTTGGTGCAGTTCCCACGGTCCTCCGGGTCTCGATAGGACTCCAGGGCCCGGCACATCGCCCGGATCACGTGCTCACTGAGGGTGAAGACATCCTCGCCGAACGCGGTGCGCAGGCCGACGACGGCCACCGGGGGCACGTCCGGGTGCGGGTTGTAGGGCGACACCCGGTCGATGAACTCCGCGATGACGGCGGCTGGGTCAAGCGGCGTAGTCACCCGGCACACGCTATTGCACGTTCCGATGGATCTTCGGGGTACCCGCCGGGCGTACCCGGACTGTTAGATGTCCCCATGCGTGACTCCGCTCTCTCCCGGCCGGCTCATCGCGGTCTCGCCGCGGCGGCGGTCCTGGCCGTTCTGGTGCTGGCCGGGCTCGCCGCGGTCCGTTCGGTTCAACCGCCGGCGGCACGCCCGGCGACGGACGCGGCGGGCGAGTTCAGCGCGGAGCGCGCTTTCGAGACGGTACGCACGATCGCCGCCACCCCCCACCCGGCCGGCAGCCCCGCCGGCGATCGGGTAAGGGATCACCTGATCACGACGCTGACCAGCCTGGGCCTGTCCCCCGAGGTGCAGGACGTGGTGTCCGAGCAGGGCGCCGGCCTGTCCTCGTCGGCCGGCGGCACCGGCCTGGCCCGGGTCCGCAACGTGGTCGCGGTGATCCCCGGCACGGCGTCGACCGGACGGGTGTTCCTGGTCGCGCACTACGACTCGGCCCAGGTCGCACCGGGCGCCAACGACGACGGGGCGGGCACGTCGACGATCCTGGAGACGGCCCGGGCGCTGATCGCCGGTGAGCGGCCGCGCAACGACGTGGTGCTGGTGCTCACCGACGCCGAGGAGGCGTGTCTGTGCGGGGCGAAGGCGTTCGTGGAGCAGCATCCGCTGGCCCGTAACGGCGGGGTGGCGCTGAACCTGGAGGCGCGTGGCAGCAGCGGTCCGGCGATCATGTTCGAGACGTCGGCCGGTAATGCGCGGCTGGTCGAGACGTACGCGAAGACGCCGTACCCGGTCGGGACGTCCTTCGCCGTGGAGATCTACCGATTGCTGCCGAACGACACCGATTTCACCCCGTTCCGGGAGTCGGCGCTGTTCCAGGGCCTGAACACGGCCTACATCGACGGCGCGGCGGTCTATCACGCGCCGACCGACAAGCCGGAGTCGATGGACCGGGACAGCCTCCAGCACCACGGTGCCAACGCGCTCGCCCTGGCCCGTGAATTCGGCGCCCTCGACCTGCGGGAGCTTAAGGAGAGCGGCGACGCCACCTACTTCCCGGTGCCGGGGCTGCTGGTGCGCTACCCGGGCGGTCTGGTGTGGCCGCTGGCTCTGCTGGCCCTGGTCGCCGTGGCCGCGCTGGGCTGGGTGGTGCGGCGCCGGGTGGCCGGCGCGATCGGGCTGGCCCTGCTGCCGATCATCGCGGCGCCGGTGCTCGCGCAGGGCCTGTGGGCGCTGCTGAAACTGGTCCGACCGGAGTACGCCGGACTGCCGATCGACCCGTACCGTCCGATGTGGTACCGCCTTGCGGTGATCGCCCTTTCCGCGGCAATCGTCCTGTCCTGGTATGCCCTCCTGCGTCGCCGGATCGGCCCGGCCGCGATGGCCGTCGGCGGCCTGACCTGGCTCGCCGTGTTCGGTGTCGGGCTGGCCGCGCTGGCGCCCGGCGGTTCCTACCTGGCCGCACTGCCGGCCCTGTCGGTCGCGGTGTCGGCCCTGATCGCGACCCGTGTCGGCGCGAAGACCGCGGTGGCGGTGCTGATCGTCGGCGCGCTGATCCCGACGGTCATCCTGCTGCCGACCGTGGTGATGCTCTTCCCCGCGCTCGGCATGCCGATGGCCGGAGTCGGCGCGTTCCTCACCGTGCTGCTCGGCCTGTCGCTGCTGCCGGTCCTCGACCTGCTCCACCCGGCGCCGAGCGGCGCCCGCGGCATGGAGGCGCTGAAGGCGCGCCGCCTCGGCGCCGTACCGACGCTGGTCGCGGCGGTGGCAGCGCTCGGATGCACGGTGACCGGTCTGGTCGTCGACCGGTTCGACGCGGAGCACCCGTCGCTGACCCACCTCATGTACGCGCTGGACGCCGACAACGGCACGGCCCGCTGGCTGAGCGAGGAGACGAACCCGCAGGAGTGGACCGCGCAGTATCTCGACGGTGATCCGGCCACGGTCACCGACACCCTGCCGGCCTTCGGCGCGGAGGAACTGCGGTCCGGCCCGGCTCAGGCGGCCACCCTGCCCGCGCCGGCGCTCACTCTGCTCTCGGATGATCGGGCGGGTGACGAGCGCACGATGCGGCTGCGCCTCGACCCGCAGCGTGCGGTCCGCTTCACCACGTTGCACGTGTCGGCCGAGGTGGTCTCGGCGCGGATCGGTAGCCGTACCCTCGAGGGTGGCCCGTCGGGTTGGGGTTTCGTCTTTCACGCGCCGCCGGACGAGGGCATCGAGATCAGCCTCACGGTCCGGTCCGCCGGACCGGTCACCTTCCGCGCCATGGACGGCAGCGACGATCTCTCCGCCCTTCCGGGCTTCCAGCCCAGGCCTCCGGGGGTCGGCGTTCTCGGTTCGCACAGCAGCGAGCTGGTCGCGGTCGCCAAGACCTACACCCTTTGAGGGGTACGGCTACCCGCGGCCGATTCGGGTAAAAGGTGGAGTCATGGCGAAAACCCTGTACTCGGTGACCATGTCACTCGACGGCTTCATCGCCGGCCCGGGCGGCGACATGTCGTGGCTGACCCCGTTCCTCGGCCCGAACCCGACAGCCGAAGCGCTGGTGCCGGAGATCGGCGCGATGCTCGTCGGCAACCGCACGTTCGGCGGCGACGATCCGAACAAGGGCACCGACAAGGAGGGCGCGATGTCGGGCGCCTGGCACGGTCCGGTTTTCGTGCTGACCCACAACCCGCCCGCGCAGTCGCCGCCCGACGTCACGTTCGGGTCCGACCTGCACGAGGCGGTCACCGCCGCCCGGCAGGCGGCCGGTGACCGCTACGTCAACGTGCTCGGCGCCGACGTGGCCCGGCAGGCACTGGCCGCCGGGCTGCTCGACGAGATCCTGGTCTTCATCGCTCCGGTGCTGCTCGGCGACGGCACTCGTCTCTACGACCTGCCGGGCGGCGCCGAGGTGACCCTGACCCGGCTGCGGAGCGCCGAGTCGCCCCTGGCCAACGCCCTGTGGTTCAGCGTCGGCTAGCCGCTTTCCGACTTCTCCGCTTTCGGCGGCCGCTTTTCCCCACGGCCGCCGCTCTCAACGGCCT of the Actinoplanes sichuanensis genome contains:
- a CDS encoding M28 family peptidase, with the protein product MRDSALSRPAHRGLAAAAVLAVLVLAGLAAVRSVQPPAARPATDAAGEFSAERAFETVRTIAATPHPAGSPAGDRVRDHLITTLTSLGLSPEVQDVVSEQGAGLSSSAGGTGLARVRNVVAVIPGTASTGRVFLVAHYDSAQVAPGANDDGAGTSTILETARALIAGERPRNDVVLVLTDAEEACLCGAKAFVEQHPLARNGGVALNLEARGSSGPAIMFETSAGNARLVETYAKTPYPVGTSFAVEIYRLLPNDTDFTPFRESALFQGLNTAYIDGAAVYHAPTDKPESMDRDSLQHHGANALALAREFGALDLRELKESGDATYFPVPGLLVRYPGGLVWPLALLALVAVAALGWVVRRRVAGAIGLALLPIIAAPVLAQGLWALLKLVRPEYAGLPIDPYRPMWYRLAVIALSAAIVLSWYALLRRRIGPAAMAVGGLTWLAVFGVGLAALAPGGSYLAALPALSVAVSALIATRVGAKTAVAVLIVGALIPTVILLPTVVMLFPALGMPMAGVGAFLTVLLGLSLLPVLDLLHPAPSGARGMEALKARRLGAVPTLVAAVAALGCTVTGLVVDRFDAEHPSLTHLMYALDADNGTARWLSEETNPQEWTAQYLDGDPATVTDTLPAFGAEELRSGPAQAATLPAPALTLLSDDRAGDERTMRLRLDPQRAVRFTTLHVSAEVVSARIGSRTLEGGPSGWGFVFHAPPDEGIEISLTVRSAGPVTFRAMDGSDDLSALPGFQPRPPGVGVLGSHSSELVAVAKTYTL
- a CDS encoding dihydrofolate reductase family protein codes for the protein MAKTLYSVTMSLDGFIAGPGGDMSWLTPFLGPNPTAEALVPEIGAMLVGNRTFGGDDPNKGTDKEGAMSGAWHGPVFVLTHNPPAQSPPDVTFGSDLHEAVTAARQAAGDRYVNVLGADVARQALAAGLLDEILVFIAPVLLGDGTRLYDLPGGAEVTLTRLRSAESPLANALWFSVG